In the Xiamenia xianingshaonis genome, one interval contains:
- a CDS encoding sulfite exporter TauE/SafE family protein, whose protein sequence is MDVFVPAVGLAAVGLAIGALSGLLGVGGGTIMIPVFRLVLGMEPLVATATSLFTIVPTSLSGTISHVRNKTCVVPLGVAAGLGGALMSPFGVRLAALSPTWLVMLTAALIIAWSAFKMFSKALKKPAASKAVAGVAAGAGAAAGAGAARAAGTAADSRAAEGADAPAAQEHGARRKLSRKQLAIGVVIGLAAGLASGYVGVGGGFLMVPLFLSLLGTSMHEASGTSLLAVMILAVPGVIQQALFGNIDLLAGVCIAIGTIPGAFFGARLAPRVPDRALRLVFGCFLLVAAVLLAVNEFGLFGNR, encoded by the coding sequence ATGGACGTATTTGTGCCGGCTGTGGGCTTGGCGGCCGTCGGGCTTGCGATCGGCGCGCTGTCGGGGCTTTTGGGCGTCGGCGGCGGCACCATCATGATTCCGGTGTTTCGCCTGGTGCTGGGGATGGAACCGCTCGTCGCTACGGCCACGTCGCTGTTCACGATCGTCCCGACGTCGCTGTCCGGGACGATCTCGCACGTGCGCAACAAGACGTGCGTGGTGCCGCTCGGCGTGGCGGCGGGCTTGGGCGGCGCGCTCATGTCGCCTTTCGGCGTGCGGCTGGCGGCCCTGTCGCCGACGTGGCTGGTAATGCTGACTGCGGCACTCATCATTGCCTGGTCGGCGTTCAAGATGTTCTCAAAGGCGCTGAAGAAGCCGGCGGCAAGCAAAGCCGTCGCCGGCGTTGCGGCTGGGGCGGGGGCTGCTGCAGGTGCTGGCGCCGCCCGGGCGGCTGGGACGGCTGCAGACTCTCGGGCGGCCGAGGGCGCCGATGCGCCCGCCGCGCAGGAGCACGGCGCCCGCCGCAAGCTTTCGCGCAAACAGCTGGCCATCGGCGTCGTCATCGGCTTGGCCGCTGGCTTGGCCTCGGGATACGTCGGCGTCGGCGGCGGCTTTCTCATGGTGCCGCTGTTCCTGTCGCTTCTGGGCACCTCGATGCACGAAGCGTCGGGCACGTCTTTGCTGGCCGTCATGATTCTGGCGGTGCCGGGCGTCATTCAGCAGGCGCTGTTCGGCAACATCGACCTGCTTGCGGGCGTGTGCATCGCGATCGGCACGATCCCCGGCGCGTTTTTCGGCGCCCGTTTGGCCCCTCGCGTTCCCGACCGTGCGCTGCGCCTCGTGTTCGGCTGCTTTTTGCTCGTGGCCGCCGTGCTGCTGGCGGTCAACGAGTTCGGCCTGTTCGGGAATCGTTGA
- a CDS encoding glycosyltransferase family 2 protein — translation MNPVVIVPTFVSSKRRREGGVLTTYDHATPIESPGELPRLLASLQKVRGIGAIIVLVVSDRSIEAQAVDKVQAVVSRYPALSTLVVGAPEMDLLYQRMEQLGLDRLHKEVGLSSYGAIRNVGLVLANVFGFDSVVFLDDDEVVDDAAFLQKAMYGLGKLTKKGIPILAKTGFYFNSEGSFLSKSQDKWYNHFWQQGKAFNRWITKAMRGPRLSRSNHVCGGCLALHKEAYKRLSFDPWIARGEDLDYMLDLRMYGSDIWFDNAWNLRHLPPDSTSEGTRFRQDIFRWLYEYRKMEFSQTQIDLLQVKPSSLEPYPGPFLEPGIRRRIRVTAFLRSLARPDKRAYRKAARAATGEATTYAERNCSKYFEFQFIWPELMSRLENDQILCDALLQSSSQRAADLYPEVVPSAAGAPTLGLGTRRAIDPGVTSEIRLNIQE, via the coding sequence ATGAACCCTGTTGTAATCGTTCCCACGTTTGTGTCTTCCAAGCGCCGCCGCGAAGGCGGCGTGCTGACTACGTACGACCACGCCACTCCCATCGAATCGCCCGGCGAGCTGCCGCGGCTGCTGGCTTCGCTGCAGAAAGTGCGCGGCATCGGCGCCATCATCGTGTTGGTGGTCAGCGACCGATCCATCGAGGCCCAGGCGGTCGACAAGGTGCAGGCGGTGGTCTCGCGCTATCCCGCTCTCAGCACGCTGGTGGTGGGCGCCCCTGAAATGGACCTGCTGTACCAGCGCATGGAACAGCTGGGCCTGGACAGGCTGCACAAGGAAGTGGGACTTTCCAGCTATGGCGCCATTCGCAACGTGGGGCTGGTGCTCGCGAACGTGTTCGGCTTCGATTCGGTGGTGTTTTTGGACGACGACGAGGTGGTCGACGACGCGGCCTTCCTGCAAAAAGCCATGTATGGCCTGGGGAAGCTGACGAAGAAGGGCATTCCCATCCTGGCGAAGACGGGCTTCTACTTCAATTCGGAAGGGTCGTTTTTGTCGAAGAGCCAGGACAAGTGGTACAACCATTTCTGGCAGCAGGGCAAGGCGTTCAACCGCTGGATCACCAAGGCCATGCGGGGGCCGCGCCTGTCGCGCAGCAACCATGTGTGCGGCGGATGCCTGGCGTTGCACAAGGAGGCATACAAACGCCTGTCGTTCGACCCGTGGATAGCGCGAGGGGAAGACCTGGACTACATGCTCGACTTGCGCATGTACGGGTCGGACATCTGGTTTGACAACGCGTGGAACTTGCGGCACCTGCCGCCGGATTCCACCAGCGAAGGCACGCGCTTTCGCCAAGACATCTTCCGGTGGCTCTACGAATACCGCAAGATGGAGTTCAGCCAGACGCAGATCGACCTTTTGCAGGTGAAGCCGTCGTCGCTCGAGCCGTATCCGGGGCCGTTTTTGGAGCCCGGCATTCGGCGGCGCATTCGCGTCACGGCGTTTCTGCGCAGCTTGGCGCGGCCCGATAAGCGGGCGTATCGGAAGGCGGCGCGGGCGGCCACCGGCGAGGCGACCACCTATGCCGAGCGGAATTGCTCGAAGTACTTCGAATTCCAGTTCATATGGCCTGAGCTGATGTCGCGCCTGGAAAACGACCAGATTCTGTGCGACGCGCTGCTGCAGTCGTCAAGCCAGCGGGCGGCCGACTTGTATCCCGAGGTCGTGCCGTCTGCGGCCGGGGCTCCGACGCTGGGGCTGGGAACGCGTCGGGCCATCGACCCGGGCGTGACGAGCGAGATCCGTCTGAACATCCAGGAGTAG
- a CDS encoding HAD family hydrolase, whose product MPKPQPQPAARPTFEAFIFDLDGTLLNTLPDLVVLTNAALQDFDLPARTSAQVLSYVGDGGRMLIKRAVPTGTPDSVVGAIFERWKQLYPVIGNKLTTPYPGVPEVLAELRSRSLKLGVLSNKFDQGVRDSIGECLPGAFDALQGEDADTPRKPDPTGLERMMRQFGVTPAQTVYLGDSPTDMRCAAAAGVFSIGVSWGYHDACELKQAGADAIVTHASELLAFAR is encoded by the coding sequence ATGCCGAAACCCCAGCCCCAGCCCGCAGCGCGCCCCACCTTCGAAGCGTTCATCTTCGATTTGGACGGCACGTTGCTCAACACCCTCCCCGACCTGGTGGTTCTCACCAATGCGGCCCTGCAGGACTTCGACCTGCCCGCCCGCACGTCCGCGCAGGTTTTAAGCTACGTCGGCGACGGCGGGCGCATGCTCATCAAGCGAGCCGTGCCGACCGGCACGCCCGACAGCGTTGTCGGAGCAATTTTCGAGCGCTGGAAGCAGCTGTATCCCGTCATCGGCAACAAGCTGACGACGCCTTATCCTGGCGTGCCGGAAGTCCTCGCCGAGCTGCGAAGCCGCAGCCTGAAGCTCGGCGTGCTGTCCAACAAGTTCGACCAGGGCGTGCGCGACTCCATCGGCGAGTGCCTGCCCGGCGCTTTCGACGCCCTACAAGGCGAGGACGCCGACACGCCGCGCAAGCCGGACCCGACCGGGCTTGAGCGCATGATGCGGCAGTTCGGCGTGACGCCCGCCCAAACCGTCTACCTGGGCGACTCCCCCACCGACATGCGCTGCGCCGCTGCAGCCGGCGTCTTCAGCATCGGCGTGAGCTGGGGATACCACGACGCTTGCGAGCTTAAGCAAGCCGGAGCCGACGCCATCGTCACGCACGCAAGCGAGCTGCTGGCGTTCGCGCGGTAA
- a CDS encoding histidine kinase: protein MGRSEQPGMRYVMPRFFTLEMFAFTLAVLSGLVLLWNLIDAGGNVGLLFCAGVIFTLSLAMVVRLFMDPDWVRARQTDSMLKVASQTLACMDEGLDMQAAKQICSLLLPASAACAVAITDRERILAYEGHQEKDNPAGIPIKTAATLATLQDGKLRVLYTPEDIGLASNASIKGAIIVPLSVGHEVVGTLKFYYRRARQISETQKSIAEGFGKLLNSQMAATAMEEQAQLATRMELKMLQSQINPHFLFNTINTIASLVRTDPENARKLLREFATFYRRTLENSGDLIVFERELGQTQRYFLFEVARFGADRVALESDVEEDVLGMMVPAFIIQPLVENAVHHAMPAEGKLTVTVSGRAEGPDVRIQVVDDGIGMDAETCERILHPESSTGMGIAVKNVHDRIVGFYGPGTEMSVESELGVGTTVTLLLKGGRAQTVAPVVVE, encoded by the coding sequence ATGGGCCGATCTGAGCAGCCTGGCATGCGCTATGTCATGCCGCGATTCTTCACGCTGGAGATGTTCGCGTTCACGCTGGCGGTGCTCTCGGGCTTGGTGCTGTTGTGGAACCTCATCGACGCAGGCGGCAACGTGGGCCTCTTGTTCTGCGCCGGCGTCATCTTCACCCTCTCGCTTGCCATGGTGGTGCGCCTGTTCATGGACCCGGACTGGGTGCGCGCGCGGCAGACCGATTCCATGCTGAAGGTGGCCAGCCAGACGCTGGCCTGCATGGATGAAGGCCTGGACATGCAGGCGGCAAAGCAGATCTGTTCGCTGCTGTTGCCCGCATCGGCCGCATGCGCCGTGGCCATCACCGACCGCGAGCGCATTTTGGCGTACGAAGGCCACCAGGAAAAGGACAACCCGGCAGGCATTCCCATCAAGACGGCCGCTACGCTCGCCACGCTGCAGGACGGCAAGCTGCGCGTGCTCTATACGCCCGAAGACATCGGGCTTGCGTCGAACGCGTCCATCAAGGGCGCCATCATTGTGCCGCTTTCCGTCGGGCATGAGGTGGTCGGCACGTTGAAGTTCTATTATCGGCGGGCGCGCCAGATCAGCGAGACGCAGAAGTCCATCGCCGAGGGATTTGGGAAGCTGCTGAATTCCCAGATGGCTGCCACCGCGATGGAGGAGCAGGCGCAGCTGGCCACCCGCATGGAGCTGAAGATGCTGCAAAGCCAGATCAACCCGCATTTTTTGTTCAACACCATCAACACCATCGCGTCGCTCGTGCGCACCGATCCGGAAAACGCCCGCAAGCTGCTGCGCGAGTTCGCGACGTTTTACCGGCGCACGCTGGAAAATTCGGGCGACCTGATCGTGTTCGAGCGCGAGCTGGGACAGACACAGCGCTACTTCTTGTTCGAGGTGGCGCGCTTCGGGGCCGATCGCGTGGCGCTTGAATCCGACGTGGAGGAAGACGTGCTCGGCATGATGGTGCCGGCGTTCATCATTCAACCGCTCGTTGAGAATGCCGTGCATCACGCCATGCCGGCCGAGGGCAAGCTGACGGTGACCGTGTCGGGGCGTGCCGAGGGGCCTGACGTGCGCATTCAGGTGGTCGACGACGGCATTGGCATGGATGCGGAAACGTGCGAGCGCATCCTGCATCCCGAATCGTCCACAGGCATGGGCATTGCGGTGAAGAACGTGCACGACCGCATCGTCGGGTTCTACGGGCCGGGCACCGAAATGTCGGTGGAAAGCGAGCTGGGCGTCGGTACCACGGTGACGCTGCTGCTGAAGGGCGGACGGGCGCAAACGGTCGCTCCCGTGGTGGTGGAATAG